The following is a genomic window from Nocardioides thalensis.
CGGGGAACACGCTGCACGGATCTATCGGGAGGACCCACGTGTACGGCGACAGCAGCGTCATCCGGAAGCGCGCAGGCCAGGTGCGAGACCAGGGCGCGGACGTCCGGGCCCTCGCCGACCAGCTGGTCGCGACGACCGAGGCCCTCGGCTGGACCGGCCGCGCGGCGCGCGACCTGCACACCCGGGTCACCGAGCGGGCCGCCCACCTCCGCGCCGCCGCCGCGAGCCACGTGACGGCGGCCGACCTCCTCGTCCGCCACGCCCAGGAGGTCGCGGAGCTCCAGGACCGGATCGCCGAGGCCGAGGAGCGCTTCCACGACCTCCGGGCGAGCGGCGAGCTGGTCACCGATGCCGAACCACCACCACCGGGCCACAAGGACTGGCTGACGTTCGAGCTGCCCTGACCGACTGACCTGTCTCACCCGTCCATCCCCGAGGAGACGCGTGCCGACCATCGATCTCACCCCCACCCCCACCGAGGCGGTCGCGACGACACCGCTCGACGCCGCACCGCGCCGGGTCGGCCTGACCCTCCCCGAGCTCCAGCACGCCGCGGCGGCCGCCGGCGGCGCCCCGCTCCCCTTCGAGCTCGCTCCGCCCGCCGACACCGACGGCCTCGAGGACCGGCTCGGCCGGTCCCGGGCCACGACGGCCGACCAGGCCTACCGGTCCGCGGTGGCCGCGCTCCCCGACCCCGAGCAGTCGCTCGCCCGTCGCGGGCTGGTCGTCGACGACCGGCTCGACCCGGCCGTCGCCGGCGCCGTGGGCCTGCTGGCGACGCCGGAGCTCGCCCTCGACGTCGACGTCGCGTGCGGCGGCGTCCAGGCGAAGACCTGGCACCGCGCAGCGGCGGGCGCGGTGGCGTCGCTCTCGACCGTCGACGGCATCGTGTTCGAGCTTGCGTGGTTCCCGGTCGCCGCCTGGCCCGAGGAGCTCGCACGGGTCGCCGCCGTCTCCGAGGAGGTCGCGCTCGGCGAGTCCGCCGTACCCCCGCTCGTGGACCTGCCGTTCGAGCTCGTCGACGCCGCCAGCGAGGCGATCGCCAACGGTCGCGGCGACCTGGTGCAGGTGCTCGCGGCGCGACACGAGGGCGCGGTCCGCGGCCCCGACGGCCCGCTCGCACAGGCCGAGGCGGCCCAGCTCCTCACGGCGCTGTCCGGCGAGGCACAGGGCCGGCTGCGCGCGATCGTCGCGGAGGTCGGGTTGATGCAGGCGGTCGGCGTCGTCGCGTGGACCCTGCTGGCCGACGGCTGGCACGCCCTCCGACCGCACCGCGCGGCCGGGGAGCAGCGCGTGGAGATCCGGCGGGTGGAGCCACGCGACCTCGCCGCCACTCTCGCCCCGGCGCTGACGGAGGCCTCGCGATGAGCAGGCCCCGGCCGACGACGCCTGCGGACCAGGTCCGCCCCGACGCCCAGCAGGCGCTCCGCGCCGAGCGCTACGACCAGATGCTGCGCCTCGCCGACCTGTTCGACGACGCGGGCGAGCAGATGCGCACGTGGGCCAAGGCCGGCGCCGACGTGCTCGCCGACCCCGACGTCGGTGCGTCCGCCGCGCTCTCGCCGGCGACGTACGCCGAGGCGGAGGAGGAGCTCCGCGCGGCGACCACCGGCCGCAACGGCCTGCTCAGCCGCTCGATCGAGCTCGACGCCGACGCGCTGGTGCTGCGCGCGACCGTGCTCACCTACCAGTGGATCGACGACCTGCGGGCCGCCGCCTACCTCACGCTCGGCTCGATCGCGGGCAAGGCGATCGGCTACCTCGCCCCGGAGGTCGCCCTCGGCGGCGCGATCGTGTCGGCCGGGCTGATCGAGACCGACGCGCTCGACCGTGAGGGGATCGCCGCCTACCTGAGCGAGCTCGCCGAGGCCAACCCCGACCTGATGGAGCACATCACCACCGGCGGCGGCCTGGTCGACAGCCTCCAGATGCGTTCGCTGCTGACCGCAGGAGTGCTGGCGGGCGACGGCGGCGGCCTCACCCGCGAGGGCGGCCTCCGCGCCGCGGGCGTCGAGCGCCTCGACACCGGCTTCGGCGCCGCTCTTCGCGACACCGCGGTCGGCCTCGACGCCCCGGAGGCCGTGCTGACGTCGGCCGCGCCCGCGTCGGGCGCGGCGGCCCTGCCGCGCGGCCTCGAGGAGCTTTTCGTCCGGCTCGCCGGCACCCGCGACCCGGTCCGGATCGTGCCCGCCACCGGCGCGCGCCACATCGTCTACCTCTCGGGCGCGCCCTCGGGTGGTGCCCGGCTCGTGGCAGGCGACGTGGCGCCGTACGTCGACGACGCGGTGCGCACCATCGCGGCCGAGATCGGCAACCCCGACGACCCGGTCCACGTGCTGCTCGTCGGCTGCGGCACCGGTGGCGTCGCGGCGGTGACCATCGCGGCCCGCGCCGACCTGCCGGGGTTCGTCGTCGACCGGGTGGTCGCTGCCGACGCACCCGCCACCCAGATGGTGCGGCTCCCCGACTCGGTGCGGGTGCTGGCGCTCGAGGACCGGTCCGACCCGGTGGCGCTGCTCGGCTCGCTCGTCAACGCCAGCGCGGCCAACCGCACGACCGTGGTCTACGACTCGGCGACGGTCGGCTCCGACACCTCGCCGGCGTACGTCGGGGGTGCCCGCGCCGCCGACGCGTCGGCCCACCCCGACCTGGTGGCCGAGATCGACGCACTGCGGGAGCTCGGCTACCTCGCCTGACCGTCGCTCGGCCGGTGGTCGGCGTCAGGAGAGGCCGATCGAGGCGCTCACCCGCGCCAACACGTCGGGATCGGCGAACACCTCGATCTCCACGACCCGGTCGCCGGCGACCGTGAACGCCATGACGCTGAACAGGTCGCCGTCCATGGTGATGACGACGCCGGCCTGACCGTTGACGACCGCCGGGTGGGTGAGCCGGTCGGGGCTCGCGAACATGATCGCGTTGCCCGCGACGGTCTCGGCTCCGCGGTACTCGACCACCCCGCCGCGCGCCGGGCCGAGGTCGGAGAGCAGGACGACGTCGGGGTCGAGCACGCCGACGAGGCGCTCGAAGTCCCCGTCGTCGGCCGCGGCGAAGAACGCGTCGACGACCTTGCGCTGGAGAGCCGGGTCGGTCTCGGGCGCCGGGCCCGCGCCCCGCACGCGCCGCCGGGCACGGCTGGCGAGCTGACGGGTGGCGTCGAGCGACCGGTCGACGATCGGCGCGATCTCGTCGAACGGCACGCCGAACATGTCGTGCAGCACGAACGCCAGCCGCTCGGCCGGGGCGAGCTGGTCGAGCACCACGAGCAGCGCGATCCCCACCGAGTCGGCTAGGAGCGCAGCGTGCTCGGGGTCCGTCGGGTCGTCGCGCACCACCAGCGGGTCGGGCAGCCGGGCGAGCCGGTCCTCGAGCGAGCTCTCCCGCCGGGTCGCCCGGGCGCGCAGGACGTTGAGCGAGATCCGCGAGACCACCGTGGTCAGCCAGCCGCCGAGGTTGTCGATCTCGTCGGCGTCGCTGCGGCTCAGCCGCAGCCAGGCCTCCTGGACTGCGTCCTCGGCCTCGCTCACCGAGCCCAGCACGCGGTAGGCCACCTGGGTCAGGTGGGCGCGGTGCTGCTCGAACTGCTCGGCCAGCCGGTCGGTGTCGCTCACAGGTCTTCCTCTCCTCGCACGCGTGGTCGACCTCCCTGACCCGCGGGCGCCGGTCGATGTGACCGTCGCCGGAAATTCTCGTCCGGGCGGTCACATCGGCGCCACCGGGCGGGTCAGGGAGGACGCAAGCACATGCCAACCGACACGACGACCAAGGAGTCGAGATGAACAACCAGCCCCGCATGGCCAACCCCGCCCAGATCCTCCCGCAGGCGTTCAAGGGGATCGGCAGCCTCCTGGCGGCGATCAACGAGGGCGGCCTCGACGTGAAGACGCTCGAGCTCGTGGGCATCCGCGCCAGCCAGGTCAACGGCTGCGCCGCCTGCGTCCAGCAGCACCTCGAGGGCGCCCAGGCCGCCGGCGAGACGGTCGAGCGGCTGGTCGGCGTCTCCGCGTGGCGCGAGTCGCCGTACTTCACCGACCCGGAGCGCGCCGCGCTGGCGCTCACCGACGCGCTGACGCGGATGGCCGACGCCGAGGACGCCGTGCCGGACGAGCTCTGGCGCGAGGTCACCAAGCACTACGACGAGCGGCAGGTCGCCGCGCTGATCCTGCACATCGCGGTGATGAACATGTTCAACCGCATCAACGTGACCGTGCGCGAGCAGGCCGACCGGCCCAGCTGGAAGCAGTAGCAGGTCGCGGCCGCACCTGGCCCGGCTCGGTTCAGAGCACCAGCCCGTGCACGAACTCGTCGAGCTGGGTCAGGTTGCGGCACTCGATCATCTGCACCACGTCGCGGTAGGTGGGCGCGGCCGAGTCGCCGGTGCCCCAGTTGCGCTCGTGCTCGGGGTTGAGCCAGAACGAGCGGCGGACCGAGCCGGCGAGCCGGCCCAGCACGTCCTCGTTGAGGTCGCTGTAGTTGGAGCGCGCGTCGCCGAGGATCAGCAGCGTCGTCTTCGGCCCGAGCGCGTCGCCGTAGGTCTCCTCGAACTTGCCGAACGCGCGACCGTAGTTGGTGCGGCCCCAGAGCGCGGCGTGGCTGGTCGCCGCGGCGAGGTCGGCCAGCACGTCCGCCGGGTCGGCGCCGGGGCGGAAGTGCTCGGTCACCTCGTGCACGTGGTCGATGAACGTGAACGCACGCATGCTCTGGAACACCTCGCGCAGCGCGAACACGAACAGCAGCGTGAACTGCGCGAAGTTGGCGACCGACCCGCTGACGTCGCACAGCACCACGAGGTCGGTGCGGTGCGGTCGCTTCGGCCGGTGGTACGTCGTGAGCGGCACGCCACCCGTCGCGACGGAGGCGCGGACGGTGCGACGGAAGTCCAGCGGCGCCGTCCGCGCGGTGCGCTTGTGGTGCTCCTTGGTGAGCCGGGTCGCCAGCCGCCGCGCGAGCGGGTAGATCTCGCGGCGCATCTCCTCGAGGTCGGTGCGGCGGGCAGCCATGAAGGCGAGCCGGTCGATGCTCGGCCGCACGGCCACGTCGGCGATGTGGTCGGGCCCCTTCTCCTCGGCGATCCGGCGCCGGGCATCGCCCTCGACCATGGACGTGAACGACCCCACCCGGCGGTCCGCCGTACGCCGCGCGTCGGCCGCCGCGGACTCGTCGGCGCCGTCGGTCATCAGGCCGGCGACGATCCGGTCGACCAGCTCCTGGGGCGCCACCCGCTGCAGTGCGGTGTACGCCGACCAGGACGACATGCCCGGGCCCCGGCCGGGCATGGCGCCGAACTGCGCGACCATCTGCGCGGCGAGCTGTTGCAGGACCTGCTCGTCACCGGTCGCGAGCGCGTCGGCGAGCTCGTCGCGGAACGCCGCCAGCGCCTCGGCGTTGTCGCGGACCGCCGGTCCGTCCTGGTCGTCGGCCTCCACCGCCGCGTCGCCGTCGAGGCGACCGACGCCGTCGCCGACCAGGCGCGGGAAGTACACGTCGAAGAGGGTGTCGAACGTCGTGCGCTGCGACTGCTTCTTCACCAGGGTCGCCGCGAAGACGTCGCGGACCTGCTCCCGGTCGCCCCACCCGACCACGCCGAGGGCCGCCACGGCGTCGAGGTCCTCGGCGAGCGACACCGACAGGCCGGCGCCGCGCAGCGCCTCGACGAACGCGAGGTGCCGGTCGAGCAGGCCGGAGGACATCCCTACTTCTTCCCGAGCCGGAGCTCGCGGATCGCCTTCTCGTGGTCGGAGGCGTGCTTGAGCACCACGCCGAGGGTGTCGGCGACCGCCTTCTCGTCGAGGTCCTTGATCTCCAGCGCGATCAGGGTGCGGGCCCAGTCGACCGACTCGGCGATCGACGGGGCCTTCTTCAGCTCGAGGTCCCGGAGCCTGCCGACCGTGGCGACCAGCTGCTCGGCGATCCGGTCGTCGATGTCGGGCACCTGCGTGGCGAGGATCTCGCGCTCGCGCGCGGCATCGGGATAGTCGAGGTGGAGGTAGAGACAGCGGCGCTTCACCGCCTCGGACAGCTCACGGCTCGCGTTGGACGTCAGCACGACGTACGGGCGGCGCGCGGCCGCGACCGTGCCGAGCTCGGGGATCGTGACCTGGAAGTCGGAGAGCACCTCGAGCAGCAGGCCCTCGACCTCGATGTCGGTCTTGTCGACCTCGTCGATGAGGAGCACGGTGGGCTCCTCCCGGCGGATCGCCGTCAGCAGCGGGCGGGTGAGCAGGAACTCCTCGCTGAAGATGTCGTCGTGCGCCTCGTCCCAGTCGAAGGCGCCGTTGCCGGCGTTCGCCGCCTGGATGCGGAGCAGCTGCTTCTTGTAGTTCCACTCGTAGAGCGCGCGCGCCTCGTCGAGCCCCTCGTAGCACTGGAGGCGCACCAGCTCCGCCCCCGTCGCTCGCGAGACCGCCTTGGCCAGCTCGGTCTTGCCCACGCCGGCCGGCCCCTCGAGCAGCAGCGGCTTCTCCAGCGCGCCCGCGAGGAACGACGTCGTGGCCGTCGCGGCGTCGGTCAGGTAGCCGACGGACGACAGGCGGGAGGCCGCATCGGCCGGGGACGCGAACCAGGTCATGGCCCCATCCTGCCGGGTGATGGCATCTGACAGGGGCGTGGGTCACATCGGGAACGTCGTGACCCCGCCGGGGTGCGCTCGTTGTCACGGGCAGACGCAACAACTGGTCGGCCATGGATCCAGGGGGTGAGAGATGGCTACCGCAATCTCTCCTTCTCGGGTGGAGTCAATGGTCCTGACCGTTCGTACGGCGCTGACCGCCGCCGGCCTCACGATCCTCGTGTGCCTGGCCGCCATCAGCGTCATCGGCGCACCGCCGGAGGCGGCGCCGACCCAGCAGCTGGGCCTGGCGTCCGGCCTCGACAAGATGCTCGAGCGCAACAACTGCTCCACCACCGGCTTCGGCCCGGAGGTCATCCCGAGCAAGGCCATCGTGACCAGCCCCGGCGGGGTCACCCAGCTGGTCTCGTTCGACTACGGCTGGAAGGTCTTCGAGGGCAGGAAGCCCGGCGAGCTCGTCGCCGTGTGCCTGGGCCGCAAGCCCGTCGCCGCCGGCTGACGGAGGCGCCCGTACGTCGCCGCCGGGCGACTCGACAACCCGGCTGACGCCGTCGGCGGGCGGCACTAGAGTCGGGTGCCGATGAACACGACATCGGCCGACAGCCATGACCTGATCCGTGTGCAGGGCGCGCGGGAGAACAACCTCAAGGACGTCAGCGTCGAGCTGCCGAAGCGCCGGCTGTCGGTCTTCACCGGCGTGTCCGGCTCCGGCAAGAGCTCGCTGGTGTTCGCGACGATCGCCGCGGAGTCGCGGCGGCTGATCGACGAGACCTACTCGACGTTCGTCCAGGGGTTCATGCCCAACCTGCCGCGCCCCGACGTGGACGTGCTCGAGGGCCTGACGACCGCCATCCTCGTCGACCAGGAGCGGATGGGCGCCAACCCGCGCTCGACGCTCGGCACCGTCACCGACGCCAACGCGATGCTGCGGTCTCTGTTCAGCCGGATCGGCGAGCCCTACATCGGCGGCCCCACGGCGTTCTCGTTCAACATCCCCACCACGACCGTCGGTGGCGCCTCGGTCACCGAGTCCGGCAAGAAGAACGTGATCAAGCAGCAGGTCTACCTCGGCGGCATGTGCCCGACGTGCGAGGGACGCGGCACCGTCTCCGACCTCGACCTCGCCGCGATCATCGACGAGTCGAAGTCGCTGGAGGAGGGCGCGATCCTGGTGCCGGGCTACACCGCCGACGGCTGGATGGTGGCGCCCTACAAGGAGGTCGTGCCGTCCGACAAGCCGATCTCCAAGCTCACCAAGGCCCAGCGCGAGGACCTCCTCTACGCCGAGCCCCGCAAGGTGAAGGTCGAGAAGATCAACATCACCTACGAGGGCCTGATCCCCAAGATCCGCAAGTCGATGTTCAGCAAGGACCCCGACTCGCTCCAGCCGCACATCAAGGCGTTCGTCGACCGGGCAGCCGTCTTCACGACCTGCGGCACCTGCGACGGCACCCGGCTCAACGACTCGGCCCGCTCCTCCAAGGTTCGCGGCCTCGACATCGGCCAGGTATCGGCCATGCAGGTCACCGACCTGGCCGAGTGGCTGCGCGGCATCGACGAGCCCGGCGTGGCGCCGCTCGTCGCCACCCTGCTGCACCTGCTCGACTCGTTCGTCGAGATCGGCCTCGGCTACCTCTCCCTCGACCGTCCGTCGGGCACGCTGTCCGGCGGTGAGGCGCAGCGCACCAAGATGGTGCGCCACCTCGGCTCCGCGCTCACCGACGTCACCTACGTCTTCGACGAGCCGACCATCGGCCTGCATCCCCACGACATCGAGCGCATGAACAAGCTGCTGCTGGAGCTGCGCGACAAGGGCAACACGGTGCTGGTCGTCGAGCACAAGCCCGAGACGATCGCGATCGCCGACCACGTCGTCGACATGGGACCGGGCGCCGGGTCCGGCGGCGGCGAGGTCGTCTTCGAGGGCACCGTCGAGGGGCTGCGCAAGAGCGGCACCCTCACCGGCGAGCACCTGAGCTATCGGGCGCAGCTGAAGGACCAGGTGCGCGAGCGCACCGGGACGATCGAGGTGCGCGGCGCCGACACCCACAACCTGCAGGACGTCGACGTCGACATCCCGCTCGGCGTGCTCACCGTCGTCACCGGTGTCGCCGGCTCCGGCAAGAGCTCGCTCATCCACGGCTCCGTCGCGGGTCGCGACGGCGTCGTGACGGTCGACCAGAGCGCGATCAAGGGCTCCCGACGGAGCAACCCGGCGACCTACACCGGCCTGCTCGAGCCGATCCGCAAGGCCTTCGCCAAGGCCAACGGGGTCAAGCCGGCGCTCTTCAGCGCCAACTCCGAGGGCGCCTGCCCGACCTGCAAGGGCGCGGGCGTGATCGTCACCGAGCTCGGCTTCATGGACACCGTCTCCACACCGTGCGAGGACTGCGGCGGCAAGCGCTTCCAGGCAGCGGTGCTCGAGCTCCGGCTCGGCGGGCTCAACATCGCCGAGGTGCTCGACCTGCCGGTCGCGGAGGCCCGCGCGTTCTTCGCCGACGGGGAGGCGAAGACCCCGGCGGCCTCCTCGATCCTGGAGCGGCTCGACGACGTCGGCCTCGGCTACCTCCGGCTCGGTCAGCCCCTCAACACCCTGTCCGGCGGCGAGCGGCAGCGCGTCAAGCTCGCCATGAACATGAAGGACCAGGGCGGCGTCTTCATCCTCGACGAGCCCACCACCGGCCTGCACCTCGCCGACGTCGACAACCTGCTCCGGCTCCTCGACCGGCTGGTCGACGCCGGCAAGTCGGTCATCGTGATCGAGCACCACCAGGCCGTCATGGCCCACGCCGACTGGATCATCGACCTCGGGCCGGGCGCCGGTCACGACGGCGGCAAGGTCGTCTTCGAGGGCACCCCCGCCGACCTGGTCGCGCAGCGGTCCACGCTGACCGGCGAGCACCTCGCCGAGTACGTCGGGAAGTAGCCAGCGGTTTCGAGGCTCGGCCGCGGCCGGCCTCGCACCTCAACCACCGGGAAAAAAGAAATCCGCAGTTCTCCAGAACCAATCGGGTCCAGCCGCCATCACACCTGGCATACAGCCGGCAGCAAGCCGGCGGGACACCCGACACAAGGAGAACGACCATGAACATCAAGAAGATCGCCCTCACCGGCTTCGGCACCACCGCTGCGGCCATCGCGCTCGTCGCCGCCACCGGCACCGGCGCCCAGGCCGCGACGCTCCACGGCACCGACTACGCCGACTTCCTCAACGGCACCAACTACAACGACCTGATCAAGGGTTACAACGGCAACGACGAGATCTGGGGCAACGACGGCCACGACGACCTCCACGGCATGGGCCACCGCGACCAGATCTACGCCGGCTACGGCGACGACTACGCCCACGGCGGTGCCGGCTACGACTACGTCGAGCCGGGCTCCGGCTACGACACCGTCAACCTCGCCAAGGGCCACGACCGCGTCTACCTCTGGAACGACGGCTACACCGACTACATCTACTGCGGTGCCGGCTACGACACGGTCGAGTACTACGACTGGGACTACAACGACGTGTTCTACGGCTGCGAGAACTTCGTCCAGGTCTGAGTCGCCCAACGTCGCCTGAGGGGCACCCCGAGAACCTCTCGCAGCGACAACGAACAGCCCCTGGTCCGCCCGCGGACCAGGGGCTGTCTCGCGTCCAGGTGGATGCGGAACCCGCGGTGTGCGCTCTAAGGCGCCGTCGTCCGGGCCGTCCGGACGGGCGCGAGCGGCCCGCAGCGCACGCCGGTGCGGGCGCTGTAGGCGTCGAGGGCGGCGCGGTAGCGCGCGCGGTCGCGCTTGTGAGTCGCCAGGAACCGCAGCTGGCCGGCGAGCCGCCGCGGGGCCGGGTACCAGCGGTCGAAGTCGAGACCGCAGTCCTGGAGCACCTTGGTCGGCACCCGCTCGATCACGAGGCTCAGGTTGTGGAGGATGAGCGCCGAGACGATCGGCGGCGCCGCCGAGGGCGTGCGGGTGCGGGACGCGTGGAAGTCGAGGGCGTAGAGCGGGGCATCGGCCAGCTTGCCGAGGAACATCAGATGGGTCATGTAGTAGCCGGCGACGCTGCTGAACCCGAGCGTCATCGACGAGGAGTTGATCGACAGGACGCGCCCGGAGGCCGAGGTGTAGGGCTCGTGGTCGACGTCGCGCGG
Proteins encoded in this region:
- a CDS encoding sigma-70 family RNA polymerase sigma factor, which translates into the protein MSDTDRLAEQFEQHRAHLTQVAYRVLGSVSEAEDAVQEAWLRLSRSDADEIDNLGGWLTTVVSRISLNVLRARATRRESSLEDRLARLPDPLVVRDDPTDPEHAALLADSVGIALLVVLDQLAPAERLAFVLHDMFGVPFDEIAPIVDRSLDATRQLASRARRRVRGAGPAPETDPALQRKVVDAFFAAADDGDFERLVGVLDPDVVLLSDLGPARGGVVEYRGAETVAGNAIMFASPDRLTHPAVVNGQAGVVITMDGDLFSVMAFTVAGDRVVEIEVFADPDVLARVSASIGLS
- a CDS encoding carboxymuconolactone decarboxylase family protein, which encodes MNNQPRMANPAQILPQAFKGIGSLLAAINEGGLDVKTLELVGIRASQVNGCAACVQQHLEGAQAAGETVERLVGVSAWRESPYFTDPERAALALTDALTRMADAEDAVPDELWREVTKHYDERQVAALILHIAVMNMFNRINVTVREQADRPSWKQ
- a CDS encoding VWA domain-containing protein, with amino-acid sequence MSSGLLDRHLAFVEALRGAGLSVSLAEDLDAVAALGVVGWGDREQVRDVFAATLVKKQSQRTTFDTLFDVYFPRLVGDGVGRLDGDAAVEADDQDGPAVRDNAEALAAFRDELADALATGDEQVLQQLAAQMVAQFGAMPGRGPGMSSWSAYTALQRVAPQELVDRIVAGLMTDGADESAAADARRTADRRVGSFTSMVEGDARRRIAEEKGPDHIADVAVRPSIDRLAFMAARRTDLEEMRREIYPLARRLATRLTKEHHKRTARTAPLDFRRTVRASVATGGVPLTTYHRPKRPHRTDLVVLCDVSGSVANFAQFTLLFVFALREVFQSMRAFTFIDHVHEVTEHFRPGADPADVLADLAAATSHAALWGRTNYGRAFGKFEETYGDALGPKTTLLILGDARSNYSDLNEDVLGRLAGSVRRSFWLNPEHERNWGTGDSAAPTYRDVVQMIECRNLTQLDEFVHGLVL
- a CDS encoding AAA family ATPase; this translates as MTWFASPADAASRLSSVGYLTDAATATTSFLAGALEKPLLLEGPAGVGKTELAKAVSRATGAELVRLQCYEGLDEARALYEWNYKKQLLRIQAANAGNGAFDWDEAHDDIFSEEFLLTRPLLTAIRREEPTVLLIDEVDKTDIEVEGLLLEVLSDFQVTIPELGTVAAARRPYVVLTSNASRELSEAVKRRCLYLHLDYPDAAREREILATQVPDIDDRIAEQLVATVGRLRDLELKKAPSIAESVDWARTLIALEIKDLDEKAVADTLGVVLKHASDHEKAIRELRLGKK
- a CDS encoding ATP-binding cassette domain-containing protein; translation: MNTTSADSHDLIRVQGARENNLKDVSVELPKRRLSVFTGVSGSGKSSLVFATIAAESRRLIDETYSTFVQGFMPNLPRPDVDVLEGLTTAILVDQERMGANPRSTLGTVTDANAMLRSLFSRIGEPYIGGPTAFSFNIPTTTVGGASVTESGKKNVIKQQVYLGGMCPTCEGRGTVSDLDLAAIIDESKSLEEGAILVPGYTADGWMVAPYKEVVPSDKPISKLTKAQREDLLYAEPRKVKVEKINITYEGLIPKIRKSMFSKDPDSLQPHIKAFVDRAAVFTTCGTCDGTRLNDSARSSKVRGLDIGQVSAMQVTDLAEWLRGIDEPGVAPLVATLLHLLDSFVEIGLGYLSLDRPSGTLSGGEAQRTKMVRHLGSALTDVTYVFDEPTIGLHPHDIERMNKLLLELRDKGNTVLVVEHKPETIAIADHVVDMGPGAGSGGGEVVFEGTVEGLRKSGTLTGEHLSYRAQLKDQVRERTGTIEVRGADTHNLQDVDVDIPLGVLTVVTGVAGSGKSSLIHGSVAGRDGVVTVDQSAIKGSRRSNPATYTGLLEPIRKAFAKANGVKPALFSANSEGACPTCKGAGVIVTELGFMDTVSTPCEDCGGKRFQAAVLELRLGGLNIAEVLDLPVAEARAFFADGEAKTPAASSILERLDDVGLGYLRLGQPLNTLSGGERQRVKLAMNMKDQGGVFILDEPTTGLHLADVDNLLRLLDRLVDAGKSVIVIEHHQAVMAHADWIIDLGPGAGHDGGKVVFEGTPADLVAQRSTLTGEHLAEYVGK
- a CDS encoding calcium-binding protein, which encodes MNIKKIALTGFGTTAAAIALVAATGTGAQAATLHGTDYADFLNGTNYNDLIKGYNGNDEIWGNDGHDDLHGMGHRDQIYAGYGDDYAHGGAGYDYVEPGSGYDTVNLAKGHDRVYLWNDGYTDYIYCGAGYDTVEYYDWDYNDVFYGCENFVQV